The window TGTAGGTGATGTCGACGTCCTCCCGCAGGCCGCGCTCGCGGAACCAATCGTCGGCCATGAACACGAATTCGAGCGGGGCCGCCGGGCACATGTGCGGCGTGCCGACGACGCTCAACACGAGTTCGCCCTCGGTGAACGAGAGGAGTTCCTCGCGGAGGGCCTCCGACCCCTCCTCGCTGTAGTAGTCGTGTCCGGCCTCTGCAAGCCCCGGGACCTCCTCGGGCGCGAGCGTCGACCCCGTCGCGAGCACGAGGTGGTCGTAGTCGACCGGTTCGTCGCCCTCGTGATACCGGAGTTGCTGGGCGTCGGTGTCGATGTCGGTGACGCGGTCGATCCGCACGTCGACGGCGTCGTCGACGAGGCTTCGGAGCCGGCGCCGGCCGTCCTCGGGCTCGCGCTGCCCGAACGGGACGTACAGCCACACGGGCTTGTAGACGTGGTCCGGGTCGTCGTTGACGAGGGTGACCCGGACGTCCCCGGCTTCGAGTTCCGGTTCGAGCCGGTCGGCGAGGTCGTTCGCGAGTACCGTTCCCCCCGTGCCGCCGCCGACGATGACGATCTCCTCGGTCATGATTTCTCCACGTAGAACCCGTAGTGGTCGTCGCGCTCTTCGACCGCCAGCAGCTCGTTTCCGGCCTCCTCGGCCCACTCCGGGACGTCCGTCCGCGACTGCTCGTTGTCGCTCAAGAGGAGGACCACGGTGCCGGCGTCGACGTCGCGGATCTTGCCGATGAGGTCCATCAGCGGTCCGGGACAGGCCGCGCCGCGGGCGTCGACGGTCTCGTCCGCTTCGATCTGTGATTCGCTCATAGCTGTACTCGTCGCTTCGAACGCCGCCCTATTAGTATTGTGCAGCAATTCCAAACTTGTAGTAACCGTCGGAAGCAGATCGGACGCACCGACGTCGAGAGCGGGTTCGGTCACAACGCGGTCGACGAATCGACAGAGGCTTCGCCGGCGTCGCCCGTCCGTCGAGTCGCGCGCGAAGCGGCTACTCGTCGAGTCGCTCCCGAAGCATCCCGTTCACGTCGCCGGGGTCGGCGCTGCCGCCGGTCTTCTGCATCACCTGGCCGACCAGGAAGTTGATCGCGCCGCCCTCGCCGGCGTGGTAATCGTCGACCGCGTCGGGGTTCTCCTCGATGGCCTCCTCGACGGCGACGGCGACCTCGTCGTCGTCGGCCGTTCCCAGTCCTTCGGCCTCGATGATCGCGTCGGGGTCGTCGCCCTCGTCGAGCATCTTCCGGAGGACGACCTCCTCGGCGTTCTTCGTGGTGATCTCCTCGGCCGCGACGAGTTCGACGAGGCGCGTGAACTCGTCGAGGCGGTCGTCGACGTCCGTGATCGCCATATCGCGGTAGTTGAGCTCTCCCAGGAGGTTGTCGGCGACCCACGTCGCCGCCAGGTCCGCGTCGAACTCCTCGGCGACGTCCTCGAAGAAGTCCGCGACCTCCTTCGTCGAGGTGAGCTTCGACGCCGACTCCGCGTCGAGGCCGTACTCCTCGCGGAAGCGCTCGCGGCGGGCGTCGGGGAGTTCGGGGATGGCGATGCGCTCCTTCCAGTCGGCGACTTCGAGCGGCGGCAGGTCCGCCTCGCGGAAGTACCGGTAGTCCTTCTCCTCCTCCTTCGAGCGCATCGAGACGGTGATCCCCCGCGACTCGTCCCAGTGGCGCGTCTCCTGCTCGACCGCGCGGCCGCGCTGGACGGCGTTCTTCTGCCGCGTCACCTCGTAGGCTAACGCCTGCTCTGCGCCCTTGTGACTGGAGATGTTCTTCACCTCCGTTCTGTTGGCCGCTTCGAGCGCGTCGAGGCCGATCGAGCCGTCCTCGCCGACCTCGTCGGCCGGGACGAGCGAGATGTTGGCGTCGACGCGGAGGGAGCCGTCGCGCGTGGAGTCGAAGACGCCGAGGTACTCCAAGACCTCCTCGAGTTTCGCGAGGAACGCGCGGGTCTCCTGGGGGCTTCGGAAGTCCGGTTCCGTGACGATCTCCAAAAGCGGCGTGCCGGCGCGGTTATAGTCGACGAGCGTGTACTCTGCCGTATCTATGCCGCCGCCGGCGTGCTGGAGGCTCCCGGGGTCCTCCTCGAGGTGCGCGCGCTCGATCGCGATCTCGCGGCGCTCGCCCTCGACGGAGAGTCCCAGCGAGCCGTTCGCACAGATCGGCGCGTCGTACTGGGTGATCTGGAAGTTCTTGGGCAGGTCGGGGTAGTAGTAGTTCTTCCGGTGGAAGCGGGTGTGCTCGGCGACGTCTGCGTCGAGCGCCTTGCCCACCTTGACGGCGG is drawn from Halobellus limi and contains these coding sequences:
- a CDS encoding sulfurtransferase TusA family protein; translated protein: MSESQIEADETVDARGAACPGPLMDLIGKIRDVDAGTVVLLLSDNEQSRTDVPEWAEEAGNELLAVEERDDHYGFYVEKS
- the gatB gene encoding Asp-tRNA(Asn)/Glu-tRNA(Gln) amidotransferase subunit GatB, giving the protein MTAQALSQRDLATVIGLEVHVQLETDTKIFCGCSTEPADDEEPNSRTCPVCLGLPGALPVLNEGAVEAAVKVGKALDADVAEHTRFHRKNYYYPDLPKNFQITQYDAPICANGSLGLSVEGERREIAIERAHLEEDPGSLQHAGGGIDTAEYTLVDYNRAGTPLLEIVTEPDFRSPQETRAFLAKLEEVLEYLGVFDSTRDGSLRVDANISLVPADEVGEDGSIGLDALEAANRTEVKNISSHKGAEQALAYEVTRQKNAVQRGRAVEQETRHWDESRGITVSMRSKEEEKDYRYFREADLPPLEVADWKERIAIPELPDARRERFREEYGLDAESASKLTSTKEVADFFEDVAEEFDADLAATWVADNLLGELNYRDMAITDVDDRLDEFTRLVELVAAEEITTKNAEEVVLRKMLDEGDDPDAIIEAEGLGTADDDEVAVAVEEAIEENPDAVDDYHAGEGGAINFLVGQVMQKTGGSADPGDVNGMLRERLDE